In a genomic window of Infirmifilum sp. NZ:
- a CDS encoding transcription initiation factor IIB family protein: MAGNRCPNCGTTTPPMFNPETGEYVCPVCGYIYGPVAEPLKPRSQEEYLRKVHSERMPKNPDTTPRAISIKHLLGSRELSRESSKNREYSSYLSQVQREFNIPGYVMTEVERLFGEIRKAGGLKGRSHKLIIATLLFYVLKRYPNVTLTQNQLERIAGADVRKVYRTYRVLVKEGYIQPAKTRAVRKPSEHLPSILSRLRIESQRSGKRENPLSDMPMHVLAKTADSLAKILQGVKPSGVAGATVYLFIKMLGFKLSQDIVAKSANVSTLTIRRVLKQITEEAELTVGI; this comes from the coding sequence GTGGCAGGAAATAGATGCCCGAATTGCGGTACAACAACTCCTCCCATGTTTAACCCGGAAACTGGTGAGTACGTTTGCCCTGTTTGTGGCTATATTTACGGTCCTGTCGCAGAGCCGCTAAAGCCTCGGTCCCAGGAAGAGTACTTGAGGAAGGTCCACAGTGAAAGAATGCCCAAGAACCCGGACACAACTCCAAGGGCTATAAGCATCAAACACTTATTAGGGAGCCGAGAACTATCCCGCGAATCCAGCAAGAACAGAGAGTACTCTTCTTACCTTTCGCAGGTCCAAAGAGAGTTCAACATCCCAGGTTACGTCATGACAGAAGTTGAGCGACTGTTCGGAGAAATAAGGAAAGCTGGTGGTCTGAAAGGCAGAAGCCACAAGCTCATCATCGCAACTCTACTTTTTTACGTCCTGAAGAGATACCCGAACGTCACCTTGACGCAGAACCAGCTAGAGAGAATAGCTGGTGCAGATGTCAGAAAGGTTTACCGAACGTACCGGGTACTCGTTAAAGAAGGCTACATTCAACCTGCCAAGACCAGGGCCGTGCGCAAACCAAGTGAGCACTTGCCATCCATCTTAAGCAGGTTGAGAATTGAAAGTCAACGTAGTGGTAAAAGAGAGAACCCTCTCAGCGATATGCCGATGCATGTTCTAGCGAAAACTGCTGATAGCCTAGCGAAGATACTTCAGGGGGTTAAGCCATCAGGAGTTGCCGGTGCAACGGTCTATCTTTTTATTAAAATGCTGGGATTTAAGCTTAGCCAAGATATCGTCGCAAAGTCGGCCAATGTTTCTACACTCACTATCAGGAGGGTCTTGAAACAGATTACTGAAGAGGCCGAGTTAACTGTGGGTATATGA
- a CDS encoding coiled-coil protein — translation MTIVDEDIQALRQQFHELRRKLQELDAKISETRSNRDIANSEVKKLSAEIKNLREQFLQLRQQLSQLIEKKKELYDRLVSTREERKKLIDELNKAREELKKLNGEYKALRSFLGSKNYDEDELRSRIEQLEWQYQTMTLPPEVEKVIINKIRSLESIYVNVKHLNELRAKIEETRQRIPQLKEQIAQVSEQLKQIVSEYLKVKEEVQKLKAQRDELFQKIQNLRQERDSIREKANAYHQELLTLLQEERAVREELERVSVLLKAKELSQHLEERKKLLYGKALEAYEKYKRGEALSLDEFKLLFEFNMLNRNLQEQ, via the coding sequence ATGACAATAGTCGACGAGGACATTCAGGCATTGCGGCAGCAATTCCATGAGCTCAGAAGAAAGCTTCAAGAGCTGGATGCGAAAATCTCAGAGACGCGCTCAAATAGAGATATTGCCAACAGTGAGGTGAAAAAACTCTCGGCCGAGATTAAAAACCTCCGTGAACAATTCTTACAGCTCCGTCAGCAGCTCTCCCAGCTTATAGAGAAAAAGAAGGAACTCTACGATAGGCTTGTCTCTACGCGCGAGGAGCGAAAGAAGCTCATCGACGAGTTGAACAAAGCCCGTGAAGAGTTAAAGAAACTCAACGGCGAGTATAAGGCACTTAGAAGCTTCCTGGGATCTAAGAACTACGATGAAGACGAGCTTAGAAGCAGAATAGAGCAACTAGAGTGGCAGTACCAAACAATGACTCTGCCCCCCGAGGTTGAAAAGGTCATAATAAACAAGATCAGAAGCCTGGAATCCATTTACGTTAATGTAAAACACCTCAATGAACTTAGGGCAAAGATTGAGGAAACTAGGCAACGCATTCCTCAACTGAAAGAGCAGATAGCGCAGGTTAGCGAGCAGCTTAAACAGATCGTGTCAGAGTATCTGAAGGTGAAGGAGGAGGTGCAGAAGCTGAAAGCTCAGCGCGATGAGCTGTTCCAGAAGATTCAAAACCTTCGCCAGGAGAGAGACAGCATTAGGGAGAAAGCAAACGCTTACCACCAGGAGCTTCTAACGCTCCTCCAAGAAGAGAGAGCGGTACGCGAGGAGCTGGAGAGAGTCTCAGTGCTACTGAAAGCTAAGGAGCTTTCACAGCACCTGGAGGAGCGTAAGAAACTGCTCTATGGAAAGGCCTTAGAGGCTTACGAAAAGTACAAGAGAGGAGAAGCGCTATCCTTGGATGAGTTTAAACTCCTCTTCGAGTTTAATATGCTGAACCGCAACTTACAGGAGCAGTGA
- the gatE gene encoding Glu-tRNA(Gln) amidotransferase subunit GatE — protein MASLPRIKCGIEIHQMLDTERKLFCACPTVVKKEKADYSFVRRLRLARSEIGEVDPAALFEFEKGLSFVYEGYHENTCLVEMDEEPPHQPNWEALELALKFALLVRAHVVDEIHVMRKIVIDGSNTTGFQRTMLVAVDGHISVNGKEVPIETICLEEDAARKMEEDPARRTVTYRLDRLGIPLIEVATGPVIETPEEAREVAHYIGLLLRSLGRVKRGLGTIRQDLNISIEGGARVEIKGVQYLDLIPIVVANEAQRQKKLLEIRDELKRRGLSEDDILFSPVDVTGVFKNTKSKVARSALEKGGVALALKLKGFKGILGTEIQPGRRFGTELADRARYWGKVGGIFHSDELPAYGITKEEVEEVKRALGAGDEDAFVLIFDEKEKAYKALEAVYARILEAFQGVPEETRAANPDGTTRFMRPRPGKARMYPETDVRPIRIPRELLSQLAEELPEPPEKTLERLKREYRLSEDLAQQLFDSEHLFLFEELVKKTGAPPVLVATVLTNTLRSLRREGVQVENIDEDHILQLMKAVAEGKVAKEAIPDILRAIAENPELSFDAVVEKLSLHSLTVKELEKLVDQVISEKMPLIREKGERAFSPIMGEVMGKVRGRIDGKLVAEVVRKKLQDVISS, from the coding sequence ATGGCAAGCCTCCCTCGCATCAAGTGCGGCATAGAAATACACCAAATGCTCGATACGGAAAGAAAACTCTTCTGCGCGTGCCCCACAGTGGTCAAGAAAGAGAAAGCAGACTACAGCTTTGTCCGCAGACTGCGGCTCGCGCGAAGCGAGATAGGTGAAGTAGACCCCGCAGCGCTGTTCGAATTCGAAAAGGGTCTAAGCTTTGTTTATGAAGGGTATCACGAGAACACATGTCTCGTTGAGATGGACGAAGAGCCGCCCCATCAGCCTAACTGGGAAGCTCTGGAGCTAGCCCTCAAGTTCGCCCTGCTCGTGAGAGCCCATGTAGTGGATGAGATTCACGTTATGAGGAAGATTGTGATCGACGGCTCTAACACGACGGGCTTCCAGCGGACAATGCTCGTAGCGGTCGACGGGCACATAAGCGTTAACGGTAAAGAGGTGCCGATAGAGACCATATGCCTCGAAGAGGATGCCGCGAGGAAAATGGAGGAGGATCCCGCCCGCAGGACAGTGACCTATAGGTTAGATCGGCTTGGAATACCGCTAATAGAGGTAGCAACAGGACCAGTTATCGAGACGCCGGAGGAGGCTAGGGAAGTGGCGCACTACATAGGACTTTTGCTCAGGTCGCTGGGCCGCGTAAAGAGGGGGCTGGGAACAATAAGGCAGGACCTTAACATCTCCATCGAAGGAGGAGCCAGGGTTGAGATTAAAGGTGTTCAGTATCTCGACCTGATTCCAATAGTTGTCGCGAACGAGGCGCAGCGGCAGAAAAAGCTCCTGGAGATCAGGGACGAATTAAAGAGAAGAGGTTTGTCAGAGGATGATATACTTTTCTCCCCAGTAGACGTTACAGGAGTTTTCAAAAACACTAAGTCGAAGGTTGCTAGGAGCGCGCTTGAGAAAGGTGGTGTTGCTCTCGCATTGAAGCTGAAAGGCTTTAAAGGCATACTTGGGACCGAGATCCAGCCCGGTAGGCGCTTCGGCACGGAGCTAGCAGACAGGGCGCGCTACTGGGGTAAAGTCGGGGGTATATTCCACAGCGATGAGCTTCCAGCGTACGGTATAACGAAGGAGGAAGTGGAGGAGGTAAAGAGAGCTCTGGGAGCCGGTGATGAGGACGCATTTGTGCTCATTTTTGACGAGAAAGAGAAGGCATACAAAGCGTTAGAGGCGGTTTACGCTAGAATACTTGAGGCGTTTCAAGGAGTTCCCGAGGAGACTCGGGCTGCGAATCCAGATGGCACGACAAGGTTCATGAGACCTAGGCCCGGGAAAGCCCGGATGTATCCAGAAACCGATGTGAGGCCGATCAGGATTCCAAGAGAGCTACTTTCGCAGTTGGCAGAAGAGCTGCCCGAGCCTCCGGAGAAGACACTTGAGAGATTGAAAAGAGAGTATCGTCTCTCAGAGGATCTCGCGCAGCAATTATTTGACTCGGAACACCTATTCCTCTTCGAGGAGCTTGTAAAGAAGACGGGAGCCCCCCCAGTTCTGGTTGCAACAGTTCTGACAAATACGCTACGAAGCCTTAGGAGGGAGGGAGTTCAGGTGGAAAACATCGACGAGGACCATATTCTACAATTGATGAAGGCTGTTGCAGAGGGCAAAGTTGCTAAAGAGGCGATACCAGATATCTTGAGAGCTATTGCCGAGAACCCTGAGCTCAGCTTCGATGCAGTTGTTGAAAAGCTTTCACTACACTCGTTAACGGTAAAGGAACTCGAGAAGCTCGTTGATCAGGTGATCTCTGAGAAGATGCCATTAATCCGAGAGAAAGGCGAAAGGGCCTTCAGCCCGATAATGGGCGAGGTTATGGGGAAGGTCAGGGGCAGAATAGATGGTAAGCTGGTAGCCGAGGTCGTTAGGAAGAAATTGCAGGATGTTATCTCTTCTTAA
- a CDS encoding Lrp/AsnC family transcriptional regulator — protein MFKKSKPLRVFTVTDTQSSIAKELGISRQALNMHLKKLRELGFLRTGRGFIDLTERAVQLLGRQSGEAIIVLRIEPSKRLHIYSALSNLPVEKVYRVTGDVDVIIHVSQPLLEEVLNRINTLEGVRETRTYVVIETIK, from the coding sequence TTGTTTAAAAAAAGTAAACCTCTTAGGGTTTTCACAGTCACAGATACCCAGAGTAGCATTGCAAAGGAGCTCGGTATCTCTAGGCAGGCTTTGAACATGCACCTTAAAAAGCTCCGAGAACTGGGGTTTCTGCGAACAGGGCGAGGCTTTATAGATCTAACCGAAAGAGCGGTGCAACTGCTGGGGAGGCAAAGCGGCGAGGCCATCATTGTACTAAGGATAGAGCCGTCGAAGAGGCTACACATCTACTCTGCTCTCAGCAACCTTCCCGTTGAAAAAGTCTACAGAGTTACAGGCGACGTTGACGTAATCATTCATGTATCACAACCACTCCTCGAAGAGGTTCTCAACAGGATAAACACACTTGAGGGGGTGCGCGAGACGCGAACCTACGTCGTTATAGAGACAATCAAGTAG
- a CDS encoding RpoL/Rpb11 RNA polymerase subunit family protein, with protein MPEELSISIENMSQTTLEVRVSGEGHTLLNMLVDELNRNPHVTASYRVDHPLLGVAHLLIRTDGTLTPLDALRVAVDSLRKKLEAMREQIRAQTS; from the coding sequence ATGCCCGAGGAGCTCTCGATTTCGATTGAAAACATGTCTCAGACTACGCTAGAAGTCAGGGTCTCGGGCGAGGGGCATACTTTGCTTAACATGCTAGTGGATGAGCTAAACAGAAACCCTCATGTTACTGCATCATACAGAGTGGACCACCCACTACTCGGGGTGGCGCATCTCCTTATAAGAACCGACGGAACTCTTACCCCCTTAGACGCCCTCCGAGTGGCTGTAGATTCATTGAGAAAGAAGCTCGAAGCGATGCGTGAGCAGATACGGGCTCAGACAAGCTGA
- the cca gene encoding CCA tRNA nucleotidyltransferase, translating to MGHELCIDSSEVACLSKHLSRLEPSEEQKERISRLVERAVRELHHVVEESGLKPLVREISIHGSFARDTWLPEDTDVDVFVLFDESLGLEELHKSVETLSTELAQRLGAELEVRFASHPYFIIKYRGVELELVPAYKVESPQRIKSAVDRTPFHTEYIISQISRNPALKRDIRLFKALLRRLNIYGAEIEVKGFSGYLAEVLIVHYGGLIPLLCAASKWIPWRVVIPETAYRLRGTAPLVVLDPVDPRRNAAAAVGVDQLSKLILFANVFKHCPAILCCVLEGVEEEAEYAPDENSIVLQLVKHPTLAPDALAGKLNRVLDAVTNTLRRNGFSVLRKLHLKLNEKHLLVLQLESLELPLWEKKVGPPVWHENVLRFLEKWASNKPAPFIEGDRVVAVAPRKNRNAIEIIKEVLKVYKGFEWEISKACDYIQKLPMPEKRELLKRLAGYEPWILCLKRCMAGAEF from the coding sequence ATGGGTCACGAGTTGTGTATCGACAGCAGCGAAGTGGCTTGCCTGTCAAAACACTTATCGAGGCTTGAACCATCAGAGGAGCAGAAAGAAAGAATCTCGAGGCTAGTAGAGCGCGCTGTGAGAGAATTACATCATGTGGTTGAAGAATCGGGTCTTAAGCCGCTCGTGCGTGAGATTTCAATACATGGATCTTTTGCCAGGGACACGTGGCTACCCGAGGACACCGACGTCGACGTGTTTGTTCTTTTTGACGAAAGCCTGGGTCTTGAAGAGTTGCATAAATCCGTTGAGACCCTGAGCACTGAGCTTGCCCAGAGACTAGGGGCTGAGCTAGAAGTCCGTTTCGCCTCGCACCCGTACTTCATCATCAAATACCGGGGGGTAGAGCTGGAGCTTGTACCGGCCTATAAGGTAGAAAGCCCTCAGAGGATCAAATCAGCAGTAGACAGGACGCCCTTCCACACAGAGTACATCATCTCACAGATATCAAGAAATCCTGCCCTTAAAAGGGATATTCGCTTGTTTAAAGCTTTACTGCGGCGCTTGAACATCTACGGCGCGGAAATCGAAGTTAAGGGATTTTCCGGATACCTCGCAGAAGTTCTTATAGTGCACTACGGGGGACTTATTCCTCTCTTGTGCGCGGCCTCTAAGTGGATTCCTTGGAGGGTCGTGATCCCAGAGACGGCTTACAGACTGCGCGGCACCGCACCGTTAGTCGTACTAGATCCAGTAGATCCCCGTCGTAACGCCGCTGCCGCAGTCGGAGTAGATCAGCTCTCAAAGCTTATTTTGTTCGCAAACGTCTTCAAGCACTGCCCTGCCATCTTGTGTTGTGTACTGGAGGGCGTCGAGGAAGAAGCAGAGTATGCTCCTGATGAAAACAGCATAGTGTTGCAGCTAGTTAAGCACCCGACTCTCGCGCCTGACGCCCTGGCCGGGAAATTAAACAGAGTGCTCGATGCTGTCACCAACACACTGAGAAGGAACGGGTTCAGCGTTCTGAGAAAGCTTCACCTGAAGCTGAATGAAAAGCATCTGCTAGTTTTGCAACTTGAATCCCTGGAGCTACCCCTATGGGAGAAGAAGGTCGGGCCGCCGGTATGGCATGAGAACGTGTTAAGATTCCTGGAAAAGTGGGCGTCCAATAAGCCAGCGCCCTTCATAGAGGGCGATAGGGTCGTTGCAGTAGCGCCTAGGAAGAACCGTAATGCTATTGAGATTATAAAGGAGGTATTGAAGGTATATAAGGGGTTCGAGTGGGAGATTAGTAAAGCATGCGACTACATACAGAAGCTTCCAATGCCAGAAAAGCGTGAATTACTAAAGCGCTTGGCGGGGTATGAGCCTTGGATTCTGTGCTTAAAGAGGTGCATGGCTGGAGCCGAGTTCTAG
- a CDS encoding orotidine 5'-phosphate decarboxylase / HUMPS family protein encodes MAKPYSLQIAIDVTDEAQALKIASTVNSACRSGALSCERLIVEAGTPLVKLFGLSILPKLKLSSPGTHLMADLKIADVGRLEASLAFDFFADSVSVLAMAPRSTIRSVLEVAMERSKSVVVDFIGVTDLKARADVVTSLVRNLSFPEDKLVFEFHRGIDEERGRSAEEFFKDIVGVVEYIRGILPASKVAVAGGLTPQLVREVRALIDADIYVVGRYITSNPSLERILEFFD; translated from the coding sequence ATGGCAAAACCATACTCCTTGCAAATCGCTATCGACGTTACAGACGAAGCTCAGGCTCTAAAAATTGCAAGCACCGTGAACAGTGCTTGCCGTAGTGGAGCTCTCAGCTGTGAGAGGCTAATAGTCGAGGCAGGAACCCCTCTTGTTAAACTTTTTGGGCTGTCCATACTCCCGAAGCTGAAGCTCTCATCTCCAGGCACCCATTTGATGGCTGACTTGAAAATAGCTGACGTGGGAAGGCTAGAGGCCTCTTTGGCCTTTGACTTCTTTGCCGACAGCGTGTCGGTTCTCGCTATGGCTCCAAGATCCACCATTAGGTCCGTTTTAGAAGTCGCTATGGAGCGTAGCAAGAGCGTCGTCGTCGATTTTATAGGTGTCACAGACCTAAAAGCGCGTGCCGATGTAGTTACGTCGCTTGTGCGTAACTTATCTTTCCCGGAGGATAAGCTTGTGTTCGAGTTCCACCGGGGCATTGACGAAGAAAGGGGGAGGTCGGCTGAGGAGTTCTTCAAGGATATAGTGGGTGTGGTGGAGTACATTAGGGGGATTCTACCGGCTTCTAAGGTGGCCGTTGCAGGAGGCTTAACCCCGCAACTCGTGCGAGAAGTCAGAGCATTAATCGACGCTGATATCTACGTTGTAGGTAGATACATTACGTCGAACCCCTCACTAGAGCGCATCCTTGAATTTTTTGACTAA
- a CDS encoding SAM-dependent methyltransferase — MSVTVPFVPSPVEVIRKAFEIAKLKPGELVLDPGCGDGRSLVIATKEFGARGVGIEIRKDLLETAMRNIIAAGVQDRVLLIHGSFYDVKFPQADVVFLYLLTSVNERLRPKLERELKPNTRIVSHDFEVTGWKPVESITVEEGGRTHKIYYYIVGESRR; from the coding sequence GTGAGCGTTACAGTACCGTTTGTTCCAAGCCCGGTAGAAGTTATAAGAAAGGCTTTTGAGATAGCCAAACTGAAGCCTGGTGAGCTCGTATTAGACCCGGGGTGCGGAGACGGGCGCTCGCTAGTTATTGCTACAAAAGAGTTTGGAGCGAGAGGCGTGGGCATCGAGATCAGGAAAGATCTGCTTGAGACTGCTATGAGGAATATTATCGCGGCTGGAGTGCAGGACAGAGTACTCCTCATCCATGGGAGCTTTTACGACGTTAAATTTCCCCAGGCAGACGTCGTTTTTCTGTACCTTTTAACATCCGTTAATGAGCGCCTACGTCCAAAGCTCGAGCGCGAGCTGAAGCCAAACACGCGCATAGTCTCGCATGACTTTGAAGTAACTGGATGGAAGCCTGTAGAGAGCATCACCGTCGAGGAAGGTGGCAGAACGCATAAAATTTACTACTACATTGTCGGTGAAAGTAGGCGGTAA
- a CDS encoding 30S ribosomal protein S30e has translation MPSHGSLTKAGKVRNATPKIPPKPKKNLIPRRRNLRNYKRRVLYSASAQASA, from the coding sequence ATGCCATCTCACGGTAGCCTCACTAAGGCTGGAAAAGTCAGAAACGCTACTCCGAAGATACCTCCAAAACCAAAGAAGAACCTCATACCGAGGAGGAGGAACCTCAGGAACTATAAAAGGAGGGTGCTTTACTCAGCCTCTGCTCAGGCAAGCGCTTAG
- a CDS encoding ATP/GTP-binding protein: MQMLVFIIGPAGSGKSTFTASFRDWLQSQGAPVTIVNLDPAVENLEYVPDVDIREHVFVREVLEEYGLGPNGAIIAAVDMSIEHLPSLDRSIDDAPEGYVLIDTPGQMELFTFRQSGGIIINSLCKPSRRCASVFILDASLSSDPYNLVSQIFLAASAFYRLRLPLVVLLNKMDVLSDADRQRVSEWLSNPEMLEEEISRMPRDYDAHFSRSVTRLLLDFLDIIPVVMVSAKKSQNFEEVYFHLQQIYMGGEDFELTVRD, from the coding sequence ATGCAGATGCTAGTCTTTATAATTGGACCTGCAGGATCCGGTAAATCCACCTTCACAGCCAGTTTTCGAGACTGGCTGCAAAGCCAAGGAGCGCCAGTCACAATCGTCAATTTAGACCCAGCGGTCGAAAATTTAGAGTACGTTCCGGACGTAGACATAAGGGAACATGTTTTCGTGCGGGAAGTTTTAGAGGAGTATGGACTTGGTCCCAACGGAGCTATTATCGCCGCGGTCGATATGTCTATAGAGCATCTTCCTTCACTGGACAGGAGCATAGACGATGCTCCGGAGGGCTACGTTCTCATAGACACGCCGGGTCAAATGGAGCTCTTCACATTCCGGCAAAGCGGTGGTATAATCATTAACTCCCTTTGTAAGCCTAGCCGGAGGTGCGCTTCGGTATTCATTTTAGACGCCTCCCTTTCTTCGGATCCTTACAACCTAGTATCTCAGATATTTCTCGCTGCTTCTGCATTCTACCGCTTAAGACTACCACTCGTAGTTCTGCTAAACAAGATGGACGTGCTTAGCGATGCCGATAGACAGAGAGTCTCCGAGTGGCTCTCGAATCCGGAGATGCTTGAAGAGGAAATTTCCAGGATGCCCAGGGATTACGACGCGCACTTCTCAAGGAGCGTTACTCGCTTGCTCCTAGACTTCCTCGACATTATTCCCGTAGTGATGGTTTCTGCGAAGAAAAGCCAAAACTTCGAAGAAGTTTACTTCCACCTACAGCAAATATACATGGGTGGTGAAGATTTCGAGTTAACCGTTAGGGATTAG
- a CDS encoding ribonuclease III family protein has translation MRRILTDKDLAKLGDAFINFVTSAALSLASGKAQGIKTPRKTLREAYKLSALTNIKLPHDWDPAESVEALLSYAWLNNCLSSEQAVEFLYKALTSGKALEVAIALLIDRALSACLSRG, from the coding sequence CTGAGAAGGATCCTGACAGACAAGGATCTGGCTAAACTAGGCGACGCGTTTATAAACTTCGTAACATCTGCGGCTCTATCCCTAGCATCTGGGAAAGCCCAGGGAATCAAGACCCCAAGAAAAACGCTTAGAGAGGCCTATAAGCTCTCAGCACTGACCAACATCAAGTTACCACACGACTGGGACCCTGCAGAGAGCGTGGAAGCGCTGCTGAGCTATGCATGGTTAAACAACTGCTTGTCAAGTGAGCAGGCTGTGGAGTTCCTGTATAAAGCTTTAACTTCAGGTAAAGCCCTAGAGGTAGCTATAGCTCTGCTGATCGATCGAGCCCTAAGCGCTTGCCTGAGCAGAGGCTGA
- the thpR gene encoding RNA 2',3'-cyclic phosphodiesterase, translating to MAERFLRIFVAVKITRPELVSRVKSFQEELERAGLKAKFVETENLHITLQFIGEIPREKVQGIESKLREVKASSFSMELQGVGAFPNPKNPRVIWIGVGRGSEELSRLAQEVYKAVTAAGVKLEREDFQPHLTIARVKAPLGGEVRKIIEKNSSMFFGEQDVTKFYLIKSVLTPRGPVYTDLAEFQLLPVY from the coding sequence ATGGCTGAACGGTTTTTAAGGATCTTCGTCGCCGTAAAGATCACCAGACCCGAGCTAGTCTCGCGTGTAAAGAGCTTTCAAGAGGAGCTGGAGAGAGCTGGGCTGAAAGCCAAGTTTGTTGAAACGGAAAACCTGCACATAACTCTACAATTTATCGGAGAGATTCCTCGCGAAAAGGTTCAAGGCATCGAGAGTAAACTTAGGGAGGTTAAAGCAAGCTCTTTCTCGATGGAGCTCCAAGGCGTGGGGGCTTTCCCAAACCCCAAGAATCCGAGGGTCATCTGGATCGGAGTAGGGAGAGGGTCAGAAGAGCTCTCAAGGCTTGCTCAAGAAGTTTATAAAGCCGTTACCGCTGCCGGCGTTAAGCTTGAGAGGGAGGACTTCCAGCCACACCTTACAATAGCTAGAGTTAAGGCACCACTAGGCGGTGAGGTTCGAAAAATAATCGAAAAGAACTCATCTATGTTTTTCGGCGAGCAGGATGTGACAAAGTTCTACCTGATCAAAAGTGTCCTCACCCCGAGAGGTCCCGTATACACTGATCTGGCCGAATTCCAGCTTCTCCCGGTGTATTAA
- the gatD gene encoding Glu-tRNA(Gln) amidotransferase subunit GatD, whose protein sequence is MAVAGYGRRVSELLASAGAGIFDVVLVRLKDGVTFRGIVLPRPQVGEQDFLVLKLDNGYNIGIAADRITEVKLIETSGRVGLTAEKVTRETKAEGKVHFIGTGGTIASRVDYATGAVYPYFSAEDLYAMIPELADIAVVTSETIFSIFSEDMTPHHWSELAKKIGEAFASKSPSGVVVAHGTDTMHYSSSAMAFAVQKAPGPIVFTGAQRSSDRPSSDSALNVIGAAITAVKAPFAESVLVMHGSVSDEVLLVHRGVRARKMHTSRRDAFISVNSLPLAKVNPFTREIDVLQPEYKKRAEEVEVYPEFSEKVALVKFYPGMSSSLLEFYREEGYVGLVIEGTGLGHVNSKLIDTIRSLVKDGVMVVMASQCLWGSVNLNVYRTGVELLKAGVVPAGNMLPETAYVKLSWIFGQTSDLEEAQRLFKTRIAYEFSERNEYRHYPGAMGWW, encoded by the coding sequence ATGGCAGTAGCTGGCTACGGTCGGAGGGTCAGTGAGCTCCTCGCCAGCGCAGGAGCAGGTATCTTCGACGTAGTTCTCGTTAGGCTAAAAGACGGCGTCACGTTTAGAGGCATCGTCCTTCCTCGTCCTCAAGTGGGAGAACAAGACTTTCTCGTTTTAAAGCTTGACAATGGGTATAATATCGGAATTGCCGCAGATCGTATAACTGAGGTGAAGTTAATTGAGACGAGCGGCAGAGTAGGGCTCACAGCGGAAAAGGTTACACGGGAGACTAAAGCTGAGGGAAAGGTACACTTTATAGGCACCGGCGGCACCATAGCGTCGAGGGTCGACTATGCCACCGGTGCTGTTTACCCGTATTTCTCTGCCGAGGATCTGTACGCGATGATACCGGAGCTCGCGGACATAGCTGTGGTGACGAGCGAAACAATTTTCAGCATTTTCAGCGAAGATATGACCCCTCATCACTGGTCGGAGCTAGCTAAGAAGATAGGCGAAGCCTTCGCCTCGAAATCACCCTCGGGTGTAGTTGTTGCTCATGGAACAGACACCATGCACTACTCCTCATCGGCTATGGCATTCGCCGTTCAGAAGGCACCGGGACCGATAGTGTTTACAGGCGCTCAAAGATCTTCGGACAGGCCATCAAGCGACTCCGCACTCAACGTGATAGGAGCGGCAATTACCGCCGTTAAAGCCCCCTTCGCGGAGTCAGTGCTGGTGATGCATGGGTCCGTGAGCGACGAAGTGCTTCTTGTTCATAGAGGCGTGAGGGCTAGGAAAATGCACACAAGTAGAAGAGACGCCTTCATAAGCGTGAACAGCCTACCTTTAGCCAAAGTTAACCCGTTCACAAGGGAGATCGATGTTCTTCAACCCGAGTACAAAAAGCGGGCAGAGGAGGTCGAAGTCTACCCCGAGTTCAGCGAGAAGGTAGCGTTGGTGAAGTTCTACCCTGGAATGTCATCCTCTCTGCTCGAGTTCTACAGAGAAGAAGGCTACGTAGGTCTGGTGATCGAAGGCACGGGATTGGGTCACGTAAACAGCAAACTCATCGACACCATACGCTCTCTCGTGAAGGACGGGGTGATGGTGGTAATGGCGTCTCAGTGCCTCTGGGGGTCGGTGAACCTTAACGTCTACAGGACTGGTGTGGAGCTTCTGAAAGCGGGAGTGGTACCGGCTGGGAACATGCTACCTGAAACGGCCTACGTTAAGCTTAGCTGGATTTTCGGCCAAACAAGCGACCTTGAAGAAGCCCAAAGACTCTTCAAAACGAGGATAGCATACGAGTTCTCCGAGAGGAACGAGTACAGGCACTACCCAGGGGCGATGGGGTGGTGGTAA